ACGTCGCTGATCCAGACCATCGGCCGCGCGGCGCGAAACGTGGACGGCCGCGTGATCCTCTACGCCGACAGCATCACCGGCTCGATGGAGCGCGCCATCGCGGAGACGAACCGCCGCCGCGAGAAACAGATGGCGTACAACACAGAGCACGGCATCACGCCGCAATCGGTGCGCAAGAATATCGGCGACATTCTCGCCAGTGTTTACGAGCGCGACCACGTGACCGTGGACGCGGGCTTCGCGGAGGGCGCGCAGACGCCGCTCGTCGGCCACAACCTTCAGGCCGTGATCGCGAATCTCGAAAAGCGGATGCGCGAGGCGGCGGCGAACCTCGAATTCGAAGAGGCGGCGCGGCTGCGCGACGAGGTCAAGCGCTTGCGCGACGTCGAGATGACGATCATGGACGATCCGCTCGCGCGCCAGTCCGAGGTCGAGGATCGGGCGGGCCGCTACGACGGCGGCGGGCGCACATCCTGGGTGCCGCAGATCGGCGTCGATGTCGCCGAGACGACCGGCGAAGGCGCGGGCAGGAAACGCGGCAAGCTCAAGGCGGGCGAGAAAAAGGCGGCCGGGGCGGCGCTGGCGAAAAGCCCGCTGTTCACAACGGGCGAAGGCTCGGACGCGCCGCGGGATTGGCAGGCCGCCGCCGAGGCGAATACAAAAGCCGCGACCGGAGCAGATGCGGAACCGGGATCGCGCATCGCCAAGCCGGCGGCGTCGAGCCGCGAAAGCCGCAACATGCAATGGGGGCTGCCCGCAAAAGCGCTTTCGAGCGGGGGGGAGGCCGGTTCGCGCGAGGAAAACGCGTCTAAAGAGAGGGGCGCCTCGCCGCTCTCGCGGCCGCACAAGCCATCGCTGGACGAAATGGGGCCACACGCCGAACGTCCGCTGCCGGGCGGCAAGCCCGCCCCGTCGCGTCCTGCGCCTGACCTGAAGACGCTCAAACCCGGCAAGACCATCATTGTCGGCGAGGACGGCGACGATGAGCCGAAGCTGCGCGGCAAGCGGCGGCGACCGTTGAAGACAGGCCGCCCGGGAAGCTGAGCGACAACGCGCCTGCAAAAGCTATATCGCTGCGGGAATCAAGAGCGATGGTAACCCGCGTTCCGATAAAGCCAGTGGCTACGCGGGGGAGCACACGACGCCCCTGCAACATTACGAGGCAAATCAGACGGGGCGCGACGCGCTGTAGATTTGCGACGGTATCGGCTTTTTCAGCGTCGCATCGATGCCGATTTCCGGGCCGCTCCAGGCTAACCGTCCGCCTCGATGGCGACGGCAACATCGGCCGGGCGCGCTGTATAGGGCCATGATGAGACGATGAGGCCAGCACCCGCGCGGACATAGTCGCTCGCGTTGTCGGGATGAATGCCGCCCGCCGCGGCAAGGAGCGCCCGGGAGCGGGCTGCGTCCGCGAGCGAGCGCACATCTGCCACCTCGCCCGGTTCGAATTTCTCAAGCTGAATGATGTCGAACCCGGCGTCGAGGGCCTCGCCCGCCTCTTCCACGCTCTTGACCTCGACCCCGATCTTCTTTTCCGGAGCCTCGCGGCGGAGCCTGTCGGCGATGTCCGCGAGGTTGGCGTCCGGCATGAACGCGCGATGCTCGGGAAACACGAGGATCGTTTCGGACAGCCCAAGGCGATGCGGCACAGCCCCGCCAGCTCGCACGGCCATCACCGAAAGCCGCCGCGCGCCCGGCACCGTCTTGCGCGTACATGCCACGCGGATGGCCGGATCGACGGCCTCGACGGCATCCACGAGACTGCGGGCCGCCGACGCGATGCCGGAGAGGATTTCCACGAGCGTTTGCGACGATTTCCAGGCCGCGTGCAGGGCATTGGCGTTGCCTCGTGCCTTCAGCAACAGGTCGCTCGCCGCAGCGCGCGTGCCGGACCGAGCGACGATTTGCGCTTCCGCGCCGGCTCGCCGGATCATCGCGGCGGCTATTTCGATGCCCGCCACGGTCATGGCCTTGCGCGCGCGAAACATCATGCGCCCCGGACGGCCACCGATGCCGAGCGAGAGCGTCGTCAGATCGCCATCGGGCGTATCTTCGGCGAGGAGGGAATCGATAACGGAGACTGGCAGCGGCATTGGTGCATTCTCCACGGCCGCCGCTCGACAGGCCGCCGCCTTCCTTGGTAAGGAAGGGTC
This genomic window from Rhodomicrobium lacus contains:
- the modD gene encoding ModD protein, giving the protein MPLPVSVIDSLLAEDTPDGDLTTLSLGIGGRPGRMMFRARKAMTVAGIEIAAAMIRRAGAEAQIVARSGTRAAASDLLLKARGNANALHAAWKSSQTLVEILSGIASAARSLVDAVEAVDPAIRVACTRKTVPGARRLSVMAVRAGGAVPHRLGLSETILVFPEHRAFMPDANLADIADRLRREAPEKKIGVEVKSVEEAGEALDAGFDIIQLEKFEPGEVADVRSLADAARSRALLAAAGGIHPDNASDYVRAGAGLIVSSWPYTARPADVAVAIEADG